A genomic region of Glycine max cultivar Williams 82 chromosome 15, Glycine_max_v4.0, whole genome shotgun sequence contains the following coding sequences:
- the LOC102663463 gene encoding uncharacterized protein, which translates to MQAARNAGVRVLLNFVDILSPNETELARLTGLPTESFEEITQAALKCHEMLLQLVFVFKRREPLPACLIGNLFWIFLIVNDNTCKRRYEPVKILDHTSCFND; encoded by the exons ATGCAGGCTGCAAGGAATGCTGGTGTGCGGGTATTGTTgaattttgttgatattttgaGTCCTAATGAAACTGAACTTGCTCGCCTTACTGGATTGCCAACGGAGAGTTTTGAAGAGATTACACAAGCGGCTTTGAAATGCCATGAAATG CTGCTGCAGCTTGTCTTTGTGTTCAAGCGAAGGGAGCCTCTCCCTGCATGCCTGATAGGAAATCTGTTTTGGATCTTCTTAATTGTCAATGATAATACTTGCAAAAG GAGATACGAACCAGTGAAGATTTTGGATCACACATCTTGTTTCAATGACTGA